The following proteins are encoded in a genomic region of Alphaproteobacteria bacterium:
- a CDS encoding type II secretion system protein, producing MRRMPHRQRGFNLIELAIVLGVAGMLAGAIWLGARAVAHHHNINRAVDQLQQIVENVRDAYTNAAILPDEDYILFTQRVARKDVFPAETKLTPDADPKTCGLGAPCYFAHPWSSDGAGSICGDGTICVSASPVANAFGNVNPRYGITIMLRNLPQAACIDLGTKLLGVMDQVGLVGIGVDTGDAAIPGAIATPMPPTPTWLAASCTSANANRLYFAFRLNPS from the coding sequence ATGCGCCGCATGCCGCATCGACAGCGCGGGTTCAACCTTATCGAGCTTGCGATCGTGCTGGGCGTGGCGGGCATGCTGGCGGGCGCCATATGGCTCGGCGCGCGCGCCGTGGCCCATCATCACAACATCAACCGCGCCGTCGATCAATTGCAGCAGATCGTGGAAAATGTCCGCGACGCTTATACGAATGCGGCGATCTTGCCGGATGAGGACTATATTCTTTTCACGCAAAGGGTCGCGAGGAAAGATGTATTTCCCGCCGAAACCAAATTGACGCCCGATGCCGATCCGAAGACTTGCGGTCTGGGAGCGCCCTGCTATTTCGCCCATCCCTGGAGTTCCGACGGCGCGGGATCGATTTGCGGCGACGGTACGATTTGCGTGTCCGCTTCCCCCGTCGCCAATGCCTTCGGCAACGTGAATCCCCGCTATGGCATTACGATTATGCTGCGCAATCTGCCGCAAGCCGCATGCATCGATCTGGGCACTAAATTGTTGGGGGTCATGGATCAGGTCGGTTTGGTCGGTATCGGCGTCGATACGGGAGACGCCGCCATTCCCGGCGCGATTGCCACTCCTATGCCGCCTACGCCTACCTGGCTCGCCGCCAGTTGCACCAGCGCCAATGCCAACCGTCTTTATTTTGCCTTCAGGCTGAATCCGTCATGA
- a CDS encoding ATPase, T2SS/T4P/T4SS family, with product MLSDLADRTRKLINKAPEASKPAPKSGELTAPAKGAVAPPSPPPEAPPSPDQAPSAQGKAASSGADNAAKTAIAAQQQIKIVDERSMALSGALKFTGLVLTVEGSTLKITAESRNFCALFDNGMWLVSAAHRNSPLVTSVALQARRQGYKVDEPHYVTPNIVQQAYAYAERQAAMVRLDDNAVRRKIVEMIQQAADMGANDIHIEAAGGRAKVEFRVDGALRLWETWTQREGEQVLSAVYSHSIGQSGATANWLEPQAAMLAGTGGQESVQLPIGVPSMRCQWVPLSDGGRYLNMRLQYDSAHLFGENFAMADVDSIGFSQEQLKTVRFLRSLPGGMRIFSGPVNQGKTTTLRVMLNRRMVETNFDRKCYLIEDPPEGGVMGASQIGVSASVKEEQREKSFSEVMRSALRLDPDIVMLGEIRDIQTAKFAFRLALSGRQIYTTLHVYSAIAVPRRLLDLGIEPYLIYDPHLLCGMFCQRLLKGLCPSCRVPIKEAPKQFGPDYEDLARRVRTGLALMIARRMKADPGQPALDRIEEPDMSQIYVANPDGCPKCFKGRSGRTVCAEVAETDIKLMNLLQEGKIIEAEEYWLSPHGLNGITMAWHALEKIRRGEVSPADAEVEVGPLAREREIAEVEQRLGVWR from the coding sequence ATGCTGTCCGATCTCGCCGACCGCACCCGCAAACTTATCAATAAGGCACCGGAGGCGTCGAAACCAGCGCCGAAGTCCGGAGAGCTGACCGCGCCGGCCAAGGGAGCCGTTGCGCCGCCGTCCCCTCCGCCGGAAGCCCCGCCATCCCCCGATCAAGCGCCGTCCGCGCAGGGCAAGGCGGCGTCCTCGGGCGCGGATAACGCGGCCAAAACCGCCATTGCGGCGCAGCAGCAGATCAAGATCGTTGACGAGCGCTCGATGGCGCTGTCCGGGGCGCTGAAATTCACCGGCCTGGTGCTGACCGTCGAGGGCAGCACGCTCAAAATCACTGCCGAGTCGCGCAATTTCTGCGCGCTGTTCGATAACGGCATGTGGCTGGTCAGCGCCGCGCACCGCAATTCGCCGCTCGTCACTTCGGTGGCGCTGCAGGCGCGGCGGCAAGGCTATAAAGTCGACGAGCCGCATTACGTCACCCCGAATATCGTGCAGCAGGCCTATGCCTATGCCGAGCGCCAGGCGGCGATGGTTCGCCTCGACGACAATGCCGTCAGGCGCAAGATCGTCGAGATGATCCAGCAGGCCGCCGACATGGGCGCCAACGACATTCACATCGAGGCGGCGGGCGGCCGCGCCAAGGTGGAGTTCCGCGTCGATGGCGCGCTGCGCCTGTGGGAAACCTGGACTCAGCGCGAAGGCGAGCAGGTTCTGTCCGCCGTCTATTCGCATTCGATCGGCCAGTCGGGCGCGACCGCCAACTGGCTCGAGCCGCAGGCGGCGATGCTGGCCGGAACCGGCGGTCAGGAATCCGTCCAGCTTCCGATCGGCGTGCCGTCGATGCGCTGCCAGTGGGTGCCGCTGTCGGACGGGGGGCGCTATCTCAATATGCGCCTGCAATATGACTCGGCGCATCTGTTCGGCGAGAATTTCGCCATGGCGGATGTCGATTCGATCGGCTTTTCCCAGGAACAGCTCAAGACGGTGCGCTTCCTGCGCAGCCTGCCCGGCGGCATGCGGATATTTTCCGGCCCGGTGAACCAAGGCAAGACCACGACGCTGCGCGTGATGCTCAACCGGCGCATGGTGGAAACCAATTTCGACCGCAAATGCTATCTGATCGAAGACCCGCCGGAAGGCGGCGTGATGGGCGCGAGCCAGATCGGCGTGTCCGCGTCAGTCAAGGAAGAGCAGCGCGAGAAAAGCTTTTCGGAAGTGATGCGCAGCGCCCTGCGCCTCGATCCCGACATCGTCATGCTCGGCGAAATCCGCGACATCCAGACCGCCAAATTCGCCTTCCGCCTGGCGCTTTCCGGGCGGCAGATTTACACGACGCTGCACGTCTATTCGGCGATCGCCGTGCCGCGCCGCCTGCTCGATCTCGGCATCGAGCCTTATCTGATTTATGATCCGCATCTGCTGTGCGGCATGTTCTGCCAAAGGCTGCTCAAGGGCCTGTGCCCCTCTTGCCGCGTTCCGATCAAGGAAGCGCCCAAGCAGTTCGGGCCGGATTACGAAGACCTCGCGCGCCGGGTGCGGACCGGCCTCGCGCTGATGATCGCGCGCCGCATGAAGGCCGATCCGGGACAGCCCGCCCTCGACCGGATCGAGGAGCCTGACATGAGCCAGATTTACGTCGCCAATCCCGACGGCTGCCCGAAATGCTTCAAGGGGCGCAGCGGGCGCACAGTTTGCGCCGAGGTAGCGGAAACCGATATCAAGCTGATGAATCTGCTCCAGGAGGGCAAGATCATCGAGGCCGAGGAATACTGGCTTTCGCCCCATGGGCTGAATGGCATCACGATGGCCTGGCACGCTCTCGAAAAAATCCGCCGCGGCGAAGTTTCTCCCGCCGACGCCGAAGTCGAGGTCGGGCCGCTCGCCCGCGAACGCGAGATCGCCGAAGTCGAGCAGCGCCTCGGTGTATGGCGATGA
- a CDS encoding TcpQ domain-containing protein encodes MAWFARQHRLLLSLALGIIGVTLMCGTAQAGFQWVTPLEEAPAAVPLAPAPVPAPVEDVPAVPLAPAPADQAALPAPMQLPEVSPPAAASPVASSPQALAPMEPLPLEPMAAVASPVPLPPIEPSPIEPSAPLSVPPPELAPTLAADVPPPLPVDQGPAIVGFGKKIPLTVALKQILPPDYGFALEQGIDNSTSVDWQGGKPWRTVLNDALTGAGLSAQEEGKIVKIARAGLGGKTGVHAASAAPLEVPAPLPVAELPTEAPPVPSAAAAATPAGSDMPAPVAGAPPEAMMVPLPPLETPATAAALPPVVDDSMIAAAAAPALAADAPPPLPPVEPAPASVPPAKDAVDAVQPITAAPPSDAPPVTGSVVTPSPLTPATQAAPAEAWKAEPGDQLRAVIKKWSERANVELVWATEYDYPIQASVNFSGSFEDAVRNLLSGFVDAKPQPFGRLHDNPTAGQRILVIETRGNSGGE; translated from the coding sequence ATGGCCTGGTTTGCCCGACAACATCGTCTCTTGCTCAGTCTCGCATTAGGCATCATCGGCGTTACGCTTATGTGCGGCACCGCCCAGGCCGGGTTTCAGTGGGTCACGCCGCTTGAAGAGGCTCCTGCCGCGGTTCCGCTTGCACCCGCGCCCGTTCCCGCTCCTGTCGAGGATGTGCCGGCAGTTCCGCTTGCGCCAGCGCCTGCCGATCAGGCCGCTTTGCCCGCTCCCATGCAATTGCCGGAAGTAAGCCCCCCGGCGGCCGCCTCTCCTGTGGCATCGTCGCCGCAAGCCTTGGCGCCGATGGAGCCATTGCCGCTTGAGCCTATGGCTGCCGTTGCTTCTCCGGTGCCCTTGCCGCCGATAGAGCCGTCGCCGATAGAGCCGTCTGCGCCGCTATCCGTCCCGCCGCCGGAATTGGCGCCCACGCTTGCCGCCGATGTCCCGCCTCCTCTTCCGGTTGACCAAGGGCCGGCCATTGTGGGATTTGGCAAGAAGATTCCGCTTACGGTCGCGCTCAAACAGATTTTGCCGCCGGATTACGGTTTTGCGCTGGAGCAGGGAATAGACAATTCCACGTCGGTCGACTGGCAGGGCGGCAAGCCTTGGCGGACGGTGCTGAATGATGCTCTGACGGGCGCGGGGCTGTCGGCCCAGGAAGAGGGTAAAATCGTCAAAATTGCCCGCGCGGGTCTGGGCGGTAAAACAGGGGTGCATGCAGCGTCCGCCGCTCCGCTGGAAGTTCCCGCGCCTTTGCCGGTAGCCGAGTTGCCCACCGAGGCGCCGCCTGTTCCTTCGGCGGCCGCTGCCGCAACGCCGGCCGGCTCCGATATGCCCGCGCCTGTGGCGGGTGCTCCCCCCGAGGCCATGATGGTGCCTCTGCCGCCGCTGGAAACGCCGGCTACGGCTGCCGCGCTGCCGCCGGTCGTGGATGATTCGATGATTGCCGCGGCCGCCGCGCCCGCGCTTGCCGCCGATGCCCCGCCACCCTTGCCGCCGGTTGAGCCCGCGCCGGCTTCCGTGCCTCCCGCGAAAGATGCGGTGGATGCGGTTCAGCCTATTACCGCCGCGCCGCCGTCCGATGCGCCGCCGGTAACGGGCTCCGTCGTGACACCGAGTCCCCTCACGCCTGCGACGCAAGCCGCTCCGGCGGAAGCGTGGAAAGCCGAACCGGGTGATCAGCTGCGCGCCGTCATCAAAAAGTGGAGCGAGCGCGCCAATGTCGAACTGGTATGGGCGACCGAATATGACTATCCGATTCAGGCCAGCGTGAATTTCTCCGGCTCGTTCGAAGACGCCGTGCGCAATCTGCTTAGCGGTTTTGTCGACGCCAAGCCGCAGCCTTTCGGGCGCTTGCATGATAATCCGACCGCGGGGCAGAGAATTCTGGTGATCGAAACGCGCGGCAACAGCGGCGGAGAATGA
- a CDS encoding ATPase, T2SS/T4P/T4SS family: MAVDATLADARRKSEELGTWTDEPLRIREEHVDGLLMWCVERRTTDVSIQTDRPVYIEVDGVLFPITRRSIDSADMANVLAKIYGQDAIAKLASGVDLDLSYEVRPDRNTRYRFRVNITAMLSRGRDGVQITMRSLPNLPPTMHELGIEEKIIDNWAPRQGLILVTGPTGSGKSTLLAAGNRMLIERAQGCGKMLTYEAPIEYVYDSIVGERSLVSQSEIPKHLPNFAAGVRNALRRKPNIILVGESRDRETVSASIEAGQTGHAVYSTAHTTGVAATIRRMVSVFEPSERSERAFALMETLRMIVTQALVPKVGGGRMGLREFMIFDENVREILLDMPIERWTSEAQRLLVRYGKTMEQSATSAFKAGLIDRRWYLLLTKGFSGDEREDQNFEPLATQAVNDTVTTDV; this comes from the coding sequence GTGGCAGTCGACGCTACGCTAGCGGATGCCAGGCGCAAAAGCGAAGAGCTTGGAACCTGGACCGATGAGCCTTTGCGCATTCGCGAAGAGCATGTCGACGGCCTGCTGATGTGGTGCGTCGAGCGGCGCACCACCGACGTCAGCATTCAAACCGACCGCCCGGTTTATATCGAAGTCGACGGCGTCCTGTTTCCGATAACCAGGCGATCGATCGATTCGGCGGATATGGCCAATGTCCTGGCCAAAATTTACGGCCAGGACGCTATCGCCAAGCTTGCGTCGGGCGTCGATCTCGATTTGTCCTACGAGGTTAGGCCCGATCGCAACACGCGTTACCGTTTTCGCGTCAACATCACGGCCATGCTGAGCAGAGGGCGGGACGGGGTGCAGATCACCATGCGGTCGCTGCCCAATCTTCCCCCGACGATGCACGAACTGGGGATCGAGGAAAAAATCATCGATAATTGGGCGCCGCGCCAGGGGCTGATCCTGGTGACGGGACCGACCGGCAGCGGCAAATCGACATTGCTTGCCGCGGGCAACCGGATGCTGATCGAGCGGGCTCAGGGCTGCGGCAAGATGCTGACCTATGAAGCCCCGATCGAATATGTGTACGATTCGATCGTCGGCGAGCGGTCGCTGGTTTCGCAATCGGAAATCCCAAAGCATTTGCCTAATTTCGCGGCCGGGGTGCGCAACGCGCTGCGCCGCAAGCCCAACATTATCCTGGTCGGCGAATCGCGCGATCGCGAAACGGTCTCGGCCTCCATTGAGGCAGGGCAAACCGGCCACGCGGTCTATTCCACGGCCCATACGACCGGGGTGGCGGCCACCATTCGACGCATGGTCAGCGTGTTTGAGCCCTCCGAGCGTTCCGAGCGCGCTTTCGCCCTGATGGAAACGCTGCGCATGATCGTCACGCAGGCGCTCGTGCCTAAAGTCGGCGGCGGCCGCATGGGATTGCGCGAATTCATGATCTTTGACGAGAATGTCCGCGAAATTCTGCTTGATATGCCGATCGAGCGCTGGACCAGCGAGGCCCAGCGTTTGCTCGTGCGCTACGGCAAGACCATGGAACAATCGGCGACATCGGCGTTCAAGGCGGGGCTGATCGATCGCCGCTGGTATCTGCTGCTTACCAAGGGCTTCTCCGGCGACGAACGGGAAGACCAGAATTTCGAGCCTTTGGCGACGCAAGCCGTTAACGATACCGTAACGACGGACGTATAA
- a CDS encoding type 4 pilus major pilin codes for MKQHRLRARKFCAGVTLIELAIVFGVAGVILGGVWLVIVSTRDSVKLQQTGEQLLVINKNIRTYYQERPCIAATGDLTATLTAINPPLIPREMLQANNISSPWGTAVTVTRGTVAGTGAAGCDAPEAFQYTVDYLNLPPAACAALVLKATAPGEISRGLAAASINDAPITALPPNPTAIIGTAAGQCSENATAKVRFGYRLRAD; via the coding sequence ATGAAACAGCATCGATTAAGAGCCAGAAAGTTCTGCGCCGGGGTGACGCTCATCGAGCTTGCCATCGTGTTCGGGGTCGCGGGCGTAATTCTCGGCGGCGTATGGCTGGTGATCGTCAGCACGCGCGATTCGGTAAAACTTCAGCAGACCGGCGAGCAACTCCTCGTTATCAACAAGAATATCCGCACTTATTACCAGGAGCGGCCCTGCATCGCCGCGACCGGCGATTTGACGGCGACGCTGACGGCGATCAATCCGCCCCTCATCCCGCGCGAAATGCTGCAGGCGAATAACATCTCCAGCCCCTGGGGCACGGCGGTGACGGTAACGCGCGGAACGGTGGCGGGAACCGGCGCGGCGGGATGCGATGCGCCCGAAGCGTTCCAATACACCGTCGATTACCTGAATCTGCCGCCTGCCGCCTGCGCCGCGCTGGTCTTGAAAGCGACAGCACCGGGCGAAATTTCCCGCGGACTTGCCGCGGCTTCGATCAATGACGCCCCAATCACCGCTTTGCCGCCCAACCCGACCGCGATCATCGGCACCGCCGCCGGGCAATGTTCCGAAAACGCGACGGCGAAGGTGCGTTTCGGCTATCGTTTGCGCGCTGACTGA
- the pilO2 gene encoding type 4b pilus protein PilO2 — MGSGVATVGRRKYAVGLYWQPSPSGRVAQAAKEAARQPGQHADFFAVRPGVKGGRVAQFGLGLQQSGHKLGMATLAASLANRLPGSWAGAFKLSEGIVVIVVRDDLIAPDGDQIYLDDASARDRLIQEVTLGGLQRIYAPEAWSIPASETVALPFVLQNRGDCPLQPVKIPRAILIGVAVTALVVVLGIAGFWYYQYQEEKAQEAQRELIRIEAQKRAIEMKAAGLGGPIQIAYPPPKRFWEDEPHPLELIEACRVALDKVPQARLGWNLSTLSCAKGGLSLSWTRIVGYTQPLADASIDPSGSNASRGVPIEGLKNRGPQDLIDPAEITKRYLAQNWNGTISRLPDDPPPPKPENVRPEDWNPPPTPWIKRGFTLKVTDLPGELPQYFGGVPGVIINSIVSQSGSWQISGVIYENRK, encoded by the coding sequence ATGGGATCTGGCGTCGCGACAGTCGGACGGCGCAAATACGCGGTCGGCCTCTATTGGCAGCCTTCGCCGAGCGGCCGTGTCGCGCAAGCGGCTAAAGAGGCGGCGCGCCAGCCGGGCCAGCACGCCGACTTTTTTGCGGTGCGTCCCGGCGTCAAGGGCGGCCGCGTCGCCCAGTTCGGTCTGGGGCTTCAGCAATCCGGCCACAAGCTCGGCATGGCGACCTTGGCCGCGTCGCTTGCCAACCGGCTGCCGGGTTCATGGGCGGGCGCCTTCAAGTTAAGCGAAGGCATCGTGGTCATCGTGGTGCGCGACGATTTGATCGCGCCGGACGGTGACCAGATATATCTCGATGACGCCAGCGCCCGCGACCGTCTTATCCAGGAAGTCACGCTTGGCGGCCTGCAGCGCATCTATGCTCCTGAAGCATGGTCGATTCCCGCTTCGGAAACGGTCGCGCTTCCCTTCGTGCTGCAAAATCGCGGCGACTGCCCCTTGCAGCCGGTCAAGATACCGCGCGCGATCCTTATCGGCGTGGCCGTCACGGCGCTCGTCGTCGTATTGGGTATCGCGGGATTCTGGTATTACCAATACCAGGAAGAAAAAGCGCAGGAAGCGCAAAGGGAATTGATCAGGATCGAGGCCCAGAAGCGTGCGATCGAAATGAAAGCGGCGGGTCTCGGCGGTCCGATTCAGATCGCGTATCCGCCGCCGAAGCGGTTCTGGGAGGATGAGCCTCATCCTCTGGAATTGATAGAGGCGTGCCGCGTCGCGCTGGACAAGGTGCCGCAGGCGAGGCTGGGATGGAATCTTAGCACATTAAGTTGCGCGAAGGGCGGCCTGTCGCTGTCATGGACCCGCATCGTCGGCTACACTCAGCCCCTTGCCGATGCCTCCATCGATCCATCGGGGTCGAACGCTTCGCGCGGCGTGCCGATCGAGGGCCTGAAAAATCGCGGCCCCCAGGATTTGATCGATCCGGCGGAAATCACCAAACGCTATCTGGCGCAGAACTGGAACGGCACGATTTCGCGCCTGCCTGACGATCCGCCGCCGCCGAAACCGGAAAATGTGCGGCCGGAAGACTGGAATCCGCCGCCTACGCCCTGGATCAAGCGCGGATTCACGCTGAAGGTTACCGATTTACCAGGCGAATTGCCGCAATATTTCGGCGGCGTTCCCGGCGTTATCATCAACAGCATCGTCTCGCAGAGCGGAAGCTGGCAGATCAGCGGCGTGATCTACGAAAACAGAAAATAA
- a CDS encoding DotD/TraH family lipoprotein (Members of this family include DotD of type IVB secretion systems and TraH of plasmid conjugative plasmid systems, both lipoproteins.), producing the protein MPKFTLTCAGAFTGALFLILLMPLAACQEPNPTVSPLVAENDPVAFRIAQASEKAAKALNTVAGIEQYRNPLPPMEDFMGAPHALSQPVTITWNGPAEQLVQTLAAKAGYAYRTAGMPTPVPLTVAVDVYERPLIDILRDIGLQLGNRADVAVDAKAGAVQLRYAPTDGKI; encoded by the coding sequence ATGCCCAAATTTACACTTACTTGCGCCGGCGCTTTCACGGGCGCTTTATTTCTCATCCTGCTGATGCCGCTCGCGGCATGTCAGGAGCCGAATCCAACGGTGTCTCCTCTCGTCGCTGAAAACGATCCGGTTGCTTTTCGTATTGCCCAGGCTTCGGAAAAGGCGGCTAAAGCGCTCAATACCGTCGCTGGGATCGAGCAATATCGCAATCCGCTGCCGCCGATGGAAGATTTCATGGGCGCGCCGCACGCCCTCTCGCAGCCCGTGACCATAACCTGGAACGGACCGGCGGAGCAGTTGGTGCAGACTCTGGCGGCCAAGGCCGGTTACGCCTATCGGACGGCGGGTATGCCTACGCCCGTCCCCCTTACGGTCGCGGTCGATGTTTACGAGCGGCCGCTGATCGATATCTTGCGCGATATCGGGCTGCAGCTGGGCAACCGGGCCGATGTCGCGGTCGATGCCAAGGCCGGCGCGGTGCAATTGCGTTATGCTCCAACCGACGGTAAAATCTGA
- a CDS encoding type IV secretory system conjugative DNA transfer family protein encodes MRRLSAIVIGLLLLAAMPAWADSTPVGPLEPPPDLWQLQEQTEGVNAKPSENMGLQIRHDALREAALSYGARGGLAHRTFEIQRRLAEQEATLSKTFDFKRLLINAPSGLLIEPPIVSDAQRAVIVTGGGQKAAVADRIIRINRIARIVTASRDWRLYLERDWGKVEPPPGLLVPKTKEERADWRKWVKEGWDAGVIQADDTFEADLDRMTSDFVGMVHYRELLAQGMISPPFAIHEDRGITGGGAEMRIGDRGVTITGQSTLIPRSEQWQSTLR; translated from the coding sequence ATGCGCAGGCTTTCCGCTATCGTGATCGGACTGCTGTTGTTGGCGGCAATGCCGGCGTGGGCCGACAGCACGCCAGTCGGGCCGCTCGAACCGCCTCCCGATCTGTGGCAGCTGCAGGAACAGACGGAAGGCGTCAACGCCAAGCCCAGCGAGAATATGGGGCTTCAAATCCGTCATGACGCGCTGCGCGAAGCGGCCCTTTCATACGGCGCTCGCGGCGGCCTTGCCCACCGCACTTTTGAAATCCAGCGCCGTCTTGCCGAACAGGAAGCGACCCTCAGCAAAACTTTCGATTTCAAAAGGCTGCTCATTAACGCTCCTTCGGGGCTTTTGATCGAGCCGCCGATCGTCTCGGACGCCCAGCGCGCCGTGATCGTGACCGGCGGCGGTCAAAAGGCTGCCGTTGCCGACCGGATTATCCGCATCAATCGCATCGCCCGCATCGTCACGGCCTCGCGCGACTGGCGCCTGTATCTGGAGCGCGATTGGGGCAAAGTGGAGCCGCCGCCGGGCCTCCTGGTGCCCAAGACCAAGGAAGAGCGCGCCGATTGGCGCAAATGGGTCAAGGAAGGGTGGGACGCCGGCGTGATTCAGGCGGACGATACTTTCGAGGCCGATCTCGATCGCATGACGAGCGATTTCGTCGGCATGGTGCATTACCGTGAATTGCTGGCGCAGGGGATGATTTCTCCGCCCTTCGCGATTCACGAGGATCGCGGCATCACGGGCGGAGGCGCCGAAATGCGCATCGGCGACCGGGGCGTTACCATCACCGGCCAATCCACGCTTATTCCGCGGAGCGAACAGTGGCAGTCGACGCTACGCTAG
- a CDS encoding type II secretion system F family protein has product MNSAEFSRSYAMWKFRSNTKMRFRVYRKLQGMLAMNEALSRALERLWYNSSEMGKYPNRPAAMALREWLQRDRAGDSLSQAMAGWVPSAELYMLRAGEESGTVAKSLRSIMMMGESAKEMRTAVMQAITYPAFMIILISGVLWMFGVNLIQNMRKNAPKAVLESIGPLADVSDFIMKWGIAILLSIGTLAVITSVTMPFWRGKTRAKFDKYPPWSWFRIWQGSGFMLGLSALMGAQVPLRRALEILEQQGNPWIKERIASAVEAVLQGKNLGEALRQGNYGFPDPQVALDMEILSERGDIGSVIEEVTQEWIREQIDELKAQSVVVRNIGLAVVGTVIAFAMSSILHITVVISDSSKGGGSGF; this is encoded by the coding sequence ATGAATAGCGCAGAGTTCTCACGCTCCTACGCCATGTGGAAATTCCGCAGCAACACGAAGATGCGCTTTCGCGTCTATCGCAAGCTTCAGGGCATGCTGGCGATGAACGAGGCGCTGTCGCGCGCCTTGGAGCGGCTTTGGTACAATTCCAGCGAGATGGGCAAATACCCGAATCGCCCCGCGGCGATGGCGCTGCGCGAATGGCTGCAGCGCGACCGGGCGGGAGATTCGCTTTCGCAGGCGATGGCCGGATGGGTGCCGTCGGCGGAATTATACATGCTCCGCGCCGGGGAAGAATCGGGCACCGTGGCGAAGTCGCTGCGTTCCATCATGATGATGGGCGAGAGCGCCAAGGAAATGCGCACCGCCGTCATGCAGGCGATCACCTATCCCGCCTTCATGATCATCCTGATTTCTGGCGTCTTGTGGATGTTCGGCGTCAACCTGATCCAGAATATGCGCAAGAACGCGCCGAAAGCGGTGCTGGAATCGATCGGGCCGCTCGCCGACGTGTCGGATTTCATCATGAAATGGGGCATCGCCATTCTTTTGTCGATCGGCACGCTCGCCGTCATCACTTCGGTCACGATGCCGTTCTGGAGGGGCAAGACGCGGGCGAAGTTCGATAAATATCCGCCCTGGTCGTGGTTCCGCATCTGGCAGGGCAGCGGCTTCATGCTCGGCCTTTCGGCGCTCATGGGCGCGCAGGTGCCGCTGCGCCGCGCGCTGGAAATCCTGGAACAGCAGGGCAATCCCTGGATCAAGGAGCGGATCGCGTCGGCAGTCGAAGCGGTGCTGCAGGGCAAGAATCTCGGCGAGGCGCTGCGCCAGGGCAATTACGGTTTCCCCGATCCGCAGGTCGCGCTCGACATGGAAATTCTCTCCGAGCGCGGCGATATCGGCTCGGTGATCGAGGAAGTGACCCAGGAATGGATCAGGGAGCAGATCGACGAGCTTAAGGCGCAGTCGGTGGTGGTGCGGAATATCGGCCTCGCCGTGGTCGGCACCGTCATCGCCTTCGCCATGAGCTCGATCCTGCATATCACCGTGGTCATCAGCGACTCGAGCAAGGGCGGCGGCAGTGGATTTTAG
- the icmT gene encoding IcmT/TraK family protein translates to MDDHWRNSQKIARFFIFDARLFFVVLACLMYIQLWTLTLTVITILIFWAVEQRGLSFESALRALRCWVLGQERPATIRLLRRRMTDYGAADARAQEESDETAS, encoded by the coding sequence ATGGATGATCATTGGCGCAATAGTCAGAAAATCGCCCGCTTCTTTATCTTTGACGCGCGGCTTTTTTTCGTGGTTCTGGCCTGCTTGATGTATATCCAGCTTTGGACCTTGACGCTGACCGTCATCACGATTTTGATCTTCTGGGCCGTCGAGCAGCGCGGCTTGAGCTTCGAGTCGGCGCTGCGCGCCCTGCGCTGCTGGGTTCTTGGCCAAGAGCGTCCGGCAACAATCCGTCTTTTGCGGCGGCGCATGACCGATTATGGCGCCGCAGATGCCCGGGCGCAGGAAGAGAGCGACGAAACCGCTTCATAA